From the Limanda limanda chromosome 2, fLimLim1.1, whole genome shotgun sequence genome, one window contains:
- the slc25a4 gene encoding ADP/ATP translocase 1 translates to MSDAVVSFMKDFLAGGVAAAISKTAVAPIERVKLLLQVQHASKQITKEMQYKGIMDCVTRIPKEQGFYSFWRGNLANVIRYFPTQALNFAFKDKYKKVFLGGVDQKTQFWRYFAGNLASGGAAGATSLCFVYPLDFARTRLAADIGKGNAEREFSGLGNCLSKVFKSDGLKGLYQGFNVSVQGIIIYRAAYFGCFDTAKGMLPDPKNTHIVITWAIAQTVTAAAGIISYPFDTVRRRMMMQSGRKGADIMYTGTIDCWRKIMKDEGSKAFFKGAWSNVIRGMGGAFVLVLYDEIKKYT, encoded by the exons ATGTCGGACGCGGTGGTCAGTTTCATGAAGGACTTCTTGGCCGGTGGTGTCGCCGCTGCCATCTCCAAAACGGCTGTGGCTCCTATCGAGAGGGTCAAGTTGTTGCTGCAG GTCCAACATGCCAGCAAACAGATCACCAAGGAGATGCAGTACAAAGGCATCATGGACTGTGTGACCAGGATCCCAAAGGAGCAGGGCTTCTATTCCTTCTGGAGAGGCAACCTGGCCAACGTGATCCGTTACTTCCCCACCCAGGCCCTCAACTTCGCCTTCAAGGACAAGTACAAGAAGGTCTTCCTCGGTGGAGTGGATCAAAAAACACAGTTCTGGCGCTACTTCGCCGGTAACCTGGCATCCGGTGGCGCAGCTGGTGCCACTTCGCTCTGCTTTGTCTACCCTCTGGACTTCGCCAGAACAAGACTCGCCGCCGACATCGGAAAGGGCAACGCCGAGAGAGAGTTCTCCGGTCTCGGCAACTGCCTCTCCAAAGTCTTCAAGAGCGATGGCCTCAAGGGTCTTTACCAAGGCTTTAACGTGTCAGTTCAGGGCATCATCATCTACAGAGCCGCCTACTTCGGATGCTTCGACACAGCCAAAG GCATGCTGCCAGACCCGAAGAACACGCACATCGTCATCACCTGGGCGATCGCCCAGACTGTCACCGCTGCTGCTGGTATCATCTCATACCCCTTCGACACCGTCAGACGTCGCATGATGATGCAGTCTGGACGCAAAGGAG CTGACATCATGTACACGGGCACAATTGACTGCTGGAGGAAGATCATGAAGGACGAGGGATCGAAGGCCTTCTTCAAGGGGGCCTGGTCCAACGTGATCAGAGGCATGGGGGGTGCCTTTGTGCTGGTGCTGTACGACGAGATCAAGAAGTACACATAA
- the cfap97 gene encoding cilia- and flagella-associated protein 97 — MLTSSEVEDEVDHSFFDSDADDGGVCREGGENMENPPVKQKLRAKPTSVCREGGEAMDNPPVKVKLRAKQTEKANSGLSQRTYGTINHRQKIDNNGSIGESKKNSCLSKEESKRRVSNVSSAAYMSVKGISDSSDSEEEYKVLSKRPNKASMALLAELNDRDIYNQSPDETEEEGVSTAKALKWRNTQASKKTTRKLRSQIPSPTTTEEADSESCSSCSCRRSSTAHKPKKSSLSTSSRDRRSAEGGAGSQDLTTSCTEESDDTVTYVSPLSSPDITPLQSLDLIHAEERSSGEPQQESMPSSGLSDTCRYEDSEYSLMSDSQLEGGLAACYPGPKNRKNFSFNNNDVRRIEQENQRLFRVLSRLSADSRPESAAKKKTKKASNSPATHLHHSAVNRSRDQKRIETENLAFMKRLQSAKPTYGMKRSEQEKDYQRLASYYGGPVYPLSRPSSKKDRSSFESNSVGPRSASSTNHSSRAVSTTTDSGSMPAPTSQKQYSYSSRFQT, encoded by the exons ATGCTCACCTCCAGTGAAGTAGAAGATGAGGTGGATCACTCTTTTTTCGACAGTGATGCTGACGACGGTGGCGTCTGCAGAGAAGGAGGCGAAAATATGGAGAATCCACCGGTGAAACAGAAGCTTCGAGCAAAGCCGACTAGCGTctgcagagaaggaggtgaagcgATGGATAATCCACCGGTGAAAGTGAAGCTTCGAGCAAAACAGACTGAAAAAGCAAATAGTGGTTTGTCCCAGAGGACTTATGGGACAATAAACCACCGGCAGAAAATTGACAACAACGGAAGCATTGGGGAAAGTAAAAAGAACAGCTGTCTGTCAAAGGAAGAAAGTAAGCGAAGGGTTTCTAACGTATCATCTGCAGCCTATATGTCAGTTAAAGGCATCAGTGACAGCAGTGATAGTGAGGAAGAATACAAGGTGCTCTCTAAAAGACCCAATAAGGCATCCATGGCTCTGTTGGCTGAGCTAAATGATAGAGACATATACAACCAGAGTCCAGATGAGACTGAAGAAGAAGGGGTGTCCACTGCCAAAGCCTTGAAATGGAGAAATACACAAGCTTCTAAAAAAACGACAAGAAAATTGCGCAGCCAAATTCCATCCCCCACCACAACCGAGGAAGCAGACTCAGAAAGCTGCTCGAGCTGCAGTTGTAGAAGGTCCTCCACCGCTCACAAACCCAAGAAGTCGTCTTTATCGACTTCTTCGAGAGACAGACGGTCCGCAGAGGGTGGGGCGGGATCTCAGGACCTGACCACCAGCTGTACAGAGGAGTCGGATGATACAGTGACATACGTGagccccctctcctctcctgacaTCACCCCCCTGCAGTCGTTGGACCTGATCCACGCAGAGGAGCGAAGCTCGGGTGAGCCGCAGCAGGAGAGTATGCCCTCCAGTGGCCTCAGCGATACATGTCGGTACGAGGACTCAGAGT ACTCCCTCATGTCAGATAGTCAACTTGAAGGTGGACTGGCCGCCTGCTATCCTGGACCGAAAAACAGGAAGAACTTCTCATTCAACAACAACGATGTCCGGCGTATAGAGCAGGAGAACCAGCGCCTGTTTCGGGTGCTGTCGCGCCTTTCTGCAGACTCCAGACCAGAGAGTGCGGCGAAGAAGAAAACCAAGAAGGCCAGCAACTCGCCTGCCACTCACCTTCATCACAGCGCAGTCAACAGGAGTCGGGATCAGAAGCGCATCGAGACAGAGAATCTG GCTTTTATGAAGCGACTGCAGTCTGCCAAGCCCACATATGGGATGAAGCGCTCCGAGCAGGAGAAAGATTACCAGCGACTAGCATCATATTATGGAGGTCCTGTCTACCCACTGTCTCGGCCCTCTTCAAAGAAAGACAGGTCCTCCTTCGAATCAAACTCAG TGGGTCCCAGGTCTGCTAGTTCCACCAACCACAGCTCCAGAGCAGTTTCCACCACCACAGACTCCGGCAGCATGCCTGCACCCACGTCTCAAAAACAATACAGCTACtcaagccgttttcagacatga